A window of Geotrypetes seraphini chromosome 16, aGeoSer1.1, whole genome shotgun sequence genomic DNA:
CACACCTCCCCTAGTACCACTGTCACTAGCACAGAAACTACAACTCAAACCTCCCCTAGTTCCACTATCACCATCACAGAAACTACAACTCAAATTTCCCCTAGTACCACTGTCACTAGCACAGAAACAAGTACTGAAACTTTTCCAAGTGTAACTAGCACCAGTACAGAGACAAGTACTCAATCCTCCCCTAGTACCATTGTCACTAGCACAGAGACTACAACTCAAACCTCTCCTAGTACCACTGTCACTAGCACAGAGACTGCAACTCAAAGCTCCCCTAGTACAATTGTCACCATCACAGAGACTACAACTCATACCTCCCCTAGTACCACTGTCACCATCACAGAAACTACAACTCAAACCTCTCCTAGTACCACTGCCACTAGCACAGAGACAAGTACTGAAATTTCGCCAAGTGTAACTAGCACCAGCTCAGGGACAAGTACTCAAACCTCCCCTAGTACCACTGTCATTAGCACAGAGACTACAACCCAAACCTCTCCTCGTACCACTGTCACTAGCACAGAGACAAGTACTAAAAGTTCTCCAAGTGTAACTAGCACCAGCACAGAGACAAGTACTCAAACCTCCCCTAGTACCACTGTCACTAGCACAAAGACTACAACCCAAACCTCTCCTCGTACCACTGTCACTAGCACAGAGACAAGTACTGAAACTTCTCCAAGTGTAACTAGCACCACCACAGAGACAAGTACACAAACCTCACTTAGTACCATTGTCACCAGCACAGAGCCTACAACTCAAACCTCTTCTAGTACCACTGTCACTAGCACAGAACCTACAACTCACACCTCCCCTAGTACCACTGTCACTAGCACAGAAACTACAACTCAAACCTCTCTTAGTACCACTGTCACTAGCACAGAGAAAATTACTGAAACTTCTCCAAGTGTAACTAGCACAGACACAAGTACTCAAACCTCCCCTAGTACCACTGTCACTAGCACAGAGACAAGTACTGAAACTACTAAAAGTGTAACTAGCACAGACACAAGTACTCAAACCTCCCCTAGTACCACTGTCACTAGCACACAGACAAGTACTGAAACTTCACCAAGTGTCACTAGAACAAGCACAGAGACAAGTTCTCAAACCTCCCCTAGTACAACTGTCATTACCACAGAGCCTACAATTCACACCTCCCCTAGTACCACTGTCACTAGCACAGAGCCTACAATTCATACCTCCCCTAGTACCACTGTCACTAGCACAGAATCTACAACTCAAACCTCCTCTAGTACCACTGTCATCATTACAGAAACTACAACTCAAACTTCCCCTAGTAGTATTGTCACTAGCACAGAGAGAAGTACAGAAACTACTCCAAGTGTAACTAGCACCAGTTCAGGGACAAGTAATCAAAGCTCCCCTAGTACCACTGTCACCATCACAAAAACTACAACTCAAATTTCCCCTAGTAGTATTGTCACTAGCACAGAGAGAAATACAGAAACTACTCCAAGTGTAACTAGCACCAGCACAGAGACAAGTACTCAAACCTCCCCTAGTACCACTGTCACCATCACAGAACCTACAACTCAAACCTCCACTAGTACCACTGTCACCACCACAGAGACAAGTACTGAAACTACTCCAAGTCTAACTAGCACCAGCACAGAGACAAGTACTCAAACATTCCCTAGTACCACTGTCACCATCACAGAGACTACAACTCAAACCTCCCCTAGTACCACTGTCAGCAGCATAGAGTCTACAACTCATACCTCCCCTAATACCACTGTCACTAGCACAGAAACTAAAACTCAAACCTCACCTAGTTCCACTGTAACCATGACAGAAACTACAACTCACACTTCCCCTAGTACCACTGTCACTACTACAGAGACAAGTACTGATACTTCTCCAATTGTAACTAGCACCAGCACAGAGACAAGTACTCAAACCTCCCCTAGTACCATTGTCACTAGCACAGAGGCTACAACTCAAACCTTTCCTATTACCACTGTCACTAGCACAGAGACAAGTACTGAAACTACTAAAAGTGTAACTAGCACAGACACAAGTACTCAAACCTCCCCTAGTACCACTGTCACTAGCACACAGACAAGTACTGAAACTTCACCAAGTGTCACTAGCACAAGCACAGAGACAAGTTCTCAAACCTCCCCTAGTACAACTGTCATTACCACAGAGCCTACAATTCACACCTCCCCTAGTACCACTGTCACTAGCACAGAGCCTACAATTCATACCTCCCCTAATACCACTGTCACTAGCACAGAAATTACAACTCAAACCTCCTCTAGTACCACTGTCATCATCACAGAAACTACAACTCAAACTTCCCCTAGTAGTATTGTCACTAGCACAGAGAGAAGTACAGAAACTACTCCAAGTGTAACTAGCACCAGTTCAGGGACAAGTAATCAAAGCTCCCCTAGTACCACTGTCACCATCACAAAAACTACAACTCAAATTTCCCCTAGTAGTATTGTCACTAGCACAGAGAAAAGTACAGAAACTACTCCAAGTGTAACTAGCACCAGCACAGAGACAAGTACTCAAACCTCCCCTAGTACCACTGTCACCATCACAGAACCTACAACTCAAACCTCCACTAGTACCACTGTCACCACCACAGAGACAAGTACTGAAACTACTCCAAGTCTAACTAGCACCAGCACAGAGACAAGTACTCAAACATTCCCTAGTACCACTGTCACCATCACAGAGACTACAACTCAAACCTCCCCTAGTACCACTGTCAGCAGCATAGAGTCTACAACTCATACCTCCCCTAATACCACTGTCACTAGCACAGAAACTACAACTCAAACCTCACCTAGTTCCACTGTAACCATGACAGAAACTACAACTCACACTTCCCCTAGTACCACTGTCACTACTACAGAGACAAGTACTGATACTTCTCCAATTGTAACTAGCACCAGCACAGAGACAGGTACTCAAACCTCCCCTAGTACCATTGTCACTAGCACAGAGGCTACAACTCAAACCTCTCCTATTACCACTGTCACTAGCACAGAGACAAGTACTGAAAGTTCTCCAAGTGTCACTAGCACAAGCACAGAGATAAGTACTCAAACTTCCACTAGTACAACTGTCACTAAAACAGAGCCTACAATGCAAACCTCCCCTAGTACCACTGTCACCAGCACAGAGCCTACAACTCAAACCTCCCCTAGTACCACTGTCACTAGCACAGACACTAAAACTCACACCTGCCCTAGTACCACTGTCACTAGCACAGAAACTACAACTCAAATTTCCCCTAGTACCACTGTCACTAGCACAGAAACAAGTACTGAAACTTTTCCAAGTGTAACTAGCACCAGTACAGAGACAAGTACTCAATCCTCCCCTAGTACCATTGTCACTAGCACAGAGACTACAACTCAAACCTCTCCTAGTACCACTGTCACTAGCACAGAGACTGCAACTCAAAGCTCCCCTAGTACAATTGTCACCATCACAGAGACTACAACTCAAACCTCCCCTAGTACCACTGTCACCATCACAGAAACTACAACTCAAACCTCTCCTAGTACCACTGCCACTAGCACAGAGACAAGTACTGAAATTTCTCCAAGTGTAACTAGCACCAGCTCAGGGACAAGTACTCAAACCTCCCCTAGTACCTCTGTCACTAGCACAGAGACTACAACCCAAACCTCTCCTCGTACCACTGTCACTAGCACAGAGACAAGTACTAAAAGTTCTCCAAGTGTAACTAGCACCAGCACAGAGACAAGTACTCAAACCTCCCCTAGTACCACTGTCACTAGCACAAAGACTACAACCCAAACCTCTCCTCGTACCACTGTCACTAGCACAGAGACAAGTACTGAAACTTCTCCAAGTGTAACTAGCACCACCACAGAGAGAAGTACACAAACCTCACCTAGTACCATTGTCACCAGCACAGAGCCTACAACTCAAACCTCCACTAGTACCACTGTCACCACCACAGAGACAAGTACTGAAACTACTCCAAGTCTAACTAGCACCAGCACAGAGACAAGTACTCAAACATTCCCTAGTACCACTGTCACCATCACAGAGACTACAACTCAAACCTCCCCTAGTACCACTGTCAGCAGCATAGAGTCCACAACTCATACCTCCCCTAATACCACTGTCACTAGCACAGAAACTACAACTCAAACCTCACCTAGTTCCACTGTAACCATGACAGAAACTACAACTCACACTTCCCCTAGTACCACTGTCACTACTACAGAGACAAGTACTGATACTTCTCCAATTGTAACTAGCACCAGCACAGAGACAAGTACTCAAACCTCCCCTAGTACCATTGTCACTAGCACAGAGGCTACAACTCAAACCTCTCCTATTACCACTGTCACTAGCACAGAGACAAGTACTGAAAGTTCTCCAAGTGTCACTAGCACAAGCACAGAGATAAGTACTCAAACTTCCACTAGTACAACTGTCACTAAAACAGAGCCTACAATGCAAACCTCCCCTAGTACCACTGTCACCAGCACAGAGCCTACAACTCAAACCTCCCCTAGTACCACTGTCACTAGCACAGAGACTAAAACTCACACCTCCCCTAGTACCACTGTCACTAGCACAGAAACTACAACTCAAACCTCCCCTAGTTCAACTATCACCATCACAGAAACTACAACTCAAATTTCCCCTAGTACCACTGTCACTAGCACAGAAACAAGTACTGAAACTTTTCCAAGTGTAACTAGCACCAGTACAGAGACAAGTACTCAATCCTCCCCTAGTACCATTGTCACTAGCACAGAGACTACAACTCAAACCTCTCCTAGTACCACTGTCACTAGCACAGAGACTGCAACTCAAAGCTCCCCTAGTACAATTGTCACCATCACAGAGACTACAACTCAAACCTCCCCTAGTACCACTGTCACCATCACAGAAACTACAACTCAAACCTCTCCTAGTACCACTGCCACTAGCACAGAGACAAGTACTGAAATTTCTCCAAGTGTAACTAGTACCAGCTCAGGGACAAGTACTCAAACCTCCTCTAGTACCTCTGTCACTAGCACAGAACCTACAACTCACACCTACCCTAGTACCACTGTCACTAGCACAGAAACTATAACTCAAACCTCCTCTAGTACCACTGTCACAAGCACAGAGCCTACAACTCAAACCTCTCCTAGTACCACTGTCACTAGCATAGAGACAAGTACTGAAACTACTAAAAGTGTAACTAGCACAGACAGAAGTACTCAAACCTCCCCTAGTACCACTGTCACTAGCACACAGACAAGTACTAAAACTTCTCCAAGTGTCACTAGAACAAGCACAGAGACAAGTACTCAAACCTCCCCTAGTACAACTGTCATTAGCACAGAGCCTACAATTCACACCTCCCCTAGTACCACTGTCACTAGCACAGAAACTACAACTCAAACCTCCCCTAGTACCACTGTCACCATCACAGAAACTACAACTCATACCTCCCCCAGTACCATTGTCATTACCACAGAGACAAGTACTGAAACTACTCCAAGTGTAACTAGCACCAGCACAGAGACAAGTACTCAAACCTCCCCAAGTACCACTGTCACCATCACAGAACCTACATCTGAAACCTCCACTAGTACCACAGTCACCACCACAGAGACAAGTACTGAAACTACTCCAAGTCTAACTAGCACCAGCACAGAGACAAGATTTCAAACATTCCCTAGTACCACTGTCACCATCACAGAGTCTACAACTCATACCTCCCCTAATACCACTGTCACTAGCACAGAAACTACAACTCAAACCTCACCTAGTTCCACTGTAACCATGACAGAAACTATAACTCAAACTTCCCCTAGTACCACAGAGACAAGTACTGATACTTCTCCAAGTGTAACTAGCACCACCACAGAGACAAGTACTCAAACCTCACCTAGTACCATTGTCACCACCACAGAGCCTACAACTCAAACCTCTTCTAGTACCACAGTCACTAGCACAGAGACAAGTACTGAAACTTCTCCAAGTGTAACTAGCACCACCATTGAGACAAGTACTCAAACCTCCCCTAGTACCACTGTCACTAGCACAGAGACTACAACCCAAACCTCTCCTCGTACCACTGTCACTAGCACAGAGAGTGCAAATGAAAGCTCCCCTAGTACCATTCTCACCATCACAGAGACTACAACTCAAACCTCCCCTAGTACTACTGTCACCATCACAGAAACTACAACTCAAACCTCCCCTAGTACCACTGTCACTAGCACAGAGATAAGTACTGAAACTTCTCCAAGTATAACTAGCACCACCACTGAGACAAGTACTCAAACCTCCCCTAGTACCACTGTCACTAGCACAGAGACTACAACCCAAACCTCTCCTCGTACCACTGTCACTAGCACAGAGAGTGCAAATGAAAGCTCCCCTAGTACCATTCTCACCATCACAGAGACTACAACTCAAACCTCCCCTAGTACTACTGTCACCATCACAGAAACTACAACTCAAACCTCCCCTAGTACCACTGTCACTAGCACAGAGATAAGTACTGAAACTTCTCCAAGTATAACTAGCACCACCACTGAGACAAGTACTCAAACCTCCCCTAGCACCACTGTCACTAGCACAGAGACTACAACCCAAACCTCTCCTCGTACCACTGTTACTAGCACAGAGACAAGTACTAAAAGCTCTCCAAGTGTATCTAGCACCATCTCAGGGACAAATCCTCAAACCTCCCCTAGTACCACTGTTACTAGCACAGAGACTGCAACTCAAAGCTCCCCTAGTACCATTGTCACCATCACAGAGACTACAACTCAAACCTCCCCTAGTACCACTGTCACAAACATAGAAACTACAACTCAAACCTCTCCTAGTACCACTGTCACTATCACAGAGACAAGTACTGAAACTTCTCCAACTGTCACTAGCACCAGCAGAGAGACAAGTTCTCAAATCTCTCCTCGTACCACTGTCACCAGCACAGAGCCTACATCTCAAACCTCCCCTAGTACCTTTGTCACTAGCACAGAAAATACAACTCAAACCTCCTCTAGTACCACTGTCACCAGCACAGAGCCTAAAACTCAAACCTCTCCTAGAACCACTGTCACTAGCATAGAAAAAATTACTGAAAATTCTCCAAGTGTAACTAGCACCAGCTCAGGGACAAGTACTCAAACCTCCCCTAGTACCACTGTCACTAGCACAGAGACTGCAACTCAAAGTTCCCCTAGTACCATTGTCACCATCACAGAGACTACAACTCAAACCTCCCCTAGTACCACTGTCACCAACACAGAAACTACAACTCAAACCTCTCCTAGTACCACTGTCACTATCACAGAGACAAGTACTGAAACTTCTCCAACTGTCACTAGCACCAGCAGAGAGACAAGTTCTCAAATCTCTCCTCGTACCACTGTCACCAGCACAGAGCCTACATCTCAAACCTCCCCTAGTACCTTTGTCACTAGCACAGAAAATTCAACTCAAACCTCCTCTAGTACCACTGTCACCAGCACAGAGCCGACAACTCAAACCTCTCCTAGTACCACTGTCACTAGCACAGAGAGTGCAAATGAAAGCTCCCCTAGTACCATTCTCACCATCACAGAGACTACAACTCAAACCTCCCCTAGTACTACTGTCACCATCACAGAAACTACAACTCAAACCTCCCCTAGTACCACTGTCACTAGCACAGAGACAAGTACTGAAACTTCTCCAAGTGTAACTAGCACCACCACTGAGACAAGTACTCAAACCTCCCCTAGTACCACTGTCACTAGCACAGAGACTACAAACCAAACCTCTCCTCGTACCACTGTTACTAGCACAGAGACAAGTACTAAAAGTTCTACAAGTGTATCTAGCACCAACACAGAGACAAGTAGTCAAAACTCCCCTAGTACCACTGTCACTAGCACAAAGACTACAACCCAAACCTCTCCTAGTACCACTGTCACTAGCACAGAACCTACAACTCACACCTACCCTAGTACCACTGTCACTAGCACAGAAACTACAACTCAAACCTCTCTTATTACCACTGTCACTAGCACAGAGAAAATTACTGAAACATCTCCAAGTGTAACTAGCACCACCAGAGAGACAAGTAATCAAACCTCCCCTAGTACCATTGTCACCAGCCCAGAGCCTACAACTCAAACGTTCCCTAGTACCACTGTCACTAGCACAGAGACTGCAACTCAAAGCTCCTCTAGTACCACTGTCACTAGCACAGGGACAAGTACTGATTCTTCTCCAAGTGTAACTAGCACCACCACAGAGACAAGTACTCAAACCTCACCTAGTACCACTGTTACTAGCACAGAGACTGCAACTCAAAGCTTCCCTAGTACCATTGTCACCATCACAGAGATTACAACTCAAACCTCCCCTAGTACCACTGTCACTAGCACAGAGACAAGTACTGAAACTTCTCCAACTGTCACTAGCACCAGCAGAGAGACAAGTACTCAAACCTCTCTTCGTACTACTGTCACCAGCACAGAGCCTACATCTCAAACCTCCCCTAGTACCTTTGTCACTAGCACAGAGACTAGAACTCAAACATCCCCTTTTACCACTGTCACTAGGAGAGAGACAAGTACTGAAACTACTGCAAGTGTAACTAGCATCAGCTCAGAAACAAGTATTCAAACCTCCCCTAGTATCACTGTCACCAGCAGAGAGCTTACAACTCAAACCTCCCCTAGTACCACTGTCACTAGCACACAGACAAGTACTGAAACTTCTCCAAGTGTAACTAGCACCACCACAGAGACAAGTACTCAAACCTCAGCTAGTACCATTGTCACCAGCACAGAGCCTACAACTCAA
This region includes:
- the LOC117350154 gene encoding serine-rich adhesin for platelets-like isoform X3; its protein translation is MRDLNGNNYRNILNLNEISELESNNSQRYKTNFGNITKESSIQTSPGKTDHSTYISPTKTVISKGIRSKISSTTNDTSTVASTPTYPRTTIATTETTTKTYPTTTVNSTKTSTYTSLNTTSISTHNSTITTITTTERTSETFPTTTITSLETMTHNTPSTTVTSTEPTTHTSPSTTVTSTETSTKTSPSVTSTSLGTSTQTSPSTTVTSTETSTETSPSVTSTDTSTQISPSTTVTSTETSTETTKSVTSTDTSTQTSLSTTVTSTQTSTETSPSVTSTSTETSTQTSPSTTVITTEPTIHTSPSTTVTSTEPTIHTSPSTIVTSTETTTQTSSSTTVIITETTTQTSPSSIVTSTERSTETTPSVTSTSSGTSNQSSPSTTVTITETTTQTSPSSIVTSTERSTETTPSVTSTSTETSTQTSHSTTVTITEPTTQTSTSTTVTTTETSTETTPSLTSTSIETSTQTFPSTTVTITENTTQTSPSTTVSSIESTTHTSPNTTVTSTETTTQTSPSSTVTMTETTTHTSPSTTVTTTETSTDTSPIVTSTSTETSTQTFPSTIVTSTEATTQTSPITTVTSTETSTESSPSVTSTSTEISTQTSTSTTVTKTEPTMQTSPSTTVTSTEPTTQTSPSTTVTSTETKTHTSPSTTVTSTETTTQTSPSSTITITETTTQISPSTTVTSTETSTETFPSVTSTSTETSTQSSPSTIVTSTETTTQTSPSTTVTSTETATQSSPSTIVTITETTTHTSPSTTVTITETTTQTSPSTTATSTETSTEISPSVTSTSSGTSTQTSPSTTVISTETTTQTSPRTTVTSTETSTKSSPSVTSTSTETSTQTSPSTTVTSTKTTTQTSPRTTVTSTETSTETSPSVTSTTTETSTQTSLSTIVTSTEPTTQTSSSTTVTSTEPTTHTSPSTTVTSTETTTQTSLSTTVTSTEKITETSPSVTSTDTSTQTSPSTTVTSTETSTETTKSVTSTDTSTQTSPSTTVTSTQTSTETSPSVTRTSTETSSQTSPSTTVITTEPTIHTSPSTTVTSTEPTIHTSPSTTVTSTESTTQTSSSTTVIITETTTQTSPSSIVTSTERSTETTPSVTSTSSGTSNQSSPSTTVTITKTTTQISPSSIVTSTERNTETTPSVTSTSTETSTQTSPSTTVTITEPTTQTSTSTTVTTTETSTETTPSLTSTSTETSTQTFPSTTVTITETTTQTSPSTTVSSIESTTHTSPNTTVTSTETKTQTSPSSTVTMTETTTHTSPSTTVTTTETSTDTSPIVTSTSTETSTQTSPSTIVTSTEATTQTFPITTVTSTETSTETTKSVTSTDTSTQTSPSTTVTSTQTSTETSPSVTSTSTETSSQTSPSTTVITTEPTIHTSPSTTVTSTEPTIHTSPNTTVTSTEITTQTSSSTTVIITETTTQTSPSSIVTSTERSTETTPSVTSTSSGTSNQSSPSTTVTITKTTTQISPSSIVTSTEKSTETTPSVTSTSTETSTQTSPSTTVTITEPTTQTSTSTTVTTTETSTETTPSLTSTSTETSTQTFPSTTVTITETTTQTSPSTTVSSIESTTHTSPNTTVTSTETTTQTSPSSTVTMTETTTHTSPSTTVTTTETSTDTSPIVTSTSTETGTQTSPSTIVTSTEATTQTSPITTVTSTETSTESSPSVTSTSTEISTQTSTSTTVTKTEPTMQTSPSTTVTSTEPTTQTSPSTTVTSTDTKTHTCPSTTVTSTETTTQISPSTTVTSTETSTETFPSVTSTSTETSTQSSPSTIVTSTETTTQTSPSTTVTSTETATQSSPSTIVTITETTTQTSPSTTVTITETTTQTSPSTTATSTETSTEISPSVTSTSSGTSTQTSPSTSVTSTETTTQTSPRTTVTSTETSTKSSPSVTSTSTETSTQTSPSTTVTSTKTTTQTSPRTTVTSTETSTETSPSVTSTTTERSTQTSPSTIVTSTEPTTQTSTSTTVTTTETSTETTPSLTSTSTETSTQTFPSTTVTITETTTQTSPSTTVSSIESTTHTSPNTTVTSTETTTQTSPSSTVTMTETTTHTSPSTTVTTTETSTDTSPIVTSTSTETSTQTSPSTIVTSTEATTQTSPITTVTSTETSTESSPSVTSTSTEISTQTSTSTTVTKTEPTMQTSPSTTVTSTEPTTQTSPSTTVTSTETKTHTSPSTTVTSTETTTQTSPSSTITITETTTQISPSTTVTSTETSTETFPSVTSTSTETSTQSSPSTIVTSTETTTQTSPSTTVTSTETATQSSPSTIVTITETTTQTSPSTTVTITETTTQTSPSTTATSTETSTEISPSVTSTSSGTSTQTSSSTSVTSTEPTTHTYPSTTVTSTETITQTSSSTTVTSTEPTTQTSPSTTVTSIETSTETTKSVTSTDRSTQTSPSTTVTSTQTSTKTSPSVTRTSTETSTQTSPSTTVISTEPTIHTSPSTTVTSTETTTQTSPSTTVTITETTTHTSPSTIVITTETSTETTPSVTSTSTETSTQTSPSTTVTITEPTSETSTSTTVTTTETSTETTPSLTSTSTETRFQTFPSTTVTITESTTHTSPNTTVTSTETTTQTSPSSTVTMTETITQTSPSTTETSTDTSPSVTSTTTETSTQTSPSTIVTTTEPTTQTSSSTTVTSTETSTETSPSVTSTTIETSTQTSPSTTVTSTETTTQTSPRTTVTSTESANESSPSTILTITETTTQTSPSTTVTITETTTQTSPSTTVTSTEISTETSPSITSTTTETSTQTSPSTTVTSTETTTQTSPRTTVTSTESANESSPSTILTITETTTQTSPSTTVTITETTTQTSPSTTVTSTEISTETSPSITSTTTETSTQTSPSTTVTSTETTTQTSPRTTVTSTETSTKSSPSVSSTISGTNPQTSPSTTVTSTETATQSSPSTIVTITETTTQTSPSTTVTNIETTTQTSPSTTVTITETSTETSPTVTSTSRETSSQISPRTTVTSTEPTSQTSPSTFVTSTENTTQTSSSTTVTSTEPKTQTSPRTTVTSIEKITENSPSVTSTSSGTSTQTSPSTTVTSTETATQSSPSTIVTITETTTQTSPSTTVTNTETTTQTSPSTTVTITETSTETSPTVTSTSRETSSQISPRTTVTSTEPTSQTSPSTFVTSTENSTQTSSSTTVTSTEPTTQTSPSTTVTSTESANESSPSTILTITETTTQTSPSTTVTITETTTQTSPSTTVTSTETSTETSPSVTSTTTETSTQTSPSTTVTSTETTNQTSPRTTVTSTETSTKSSTSVSSTNTETSSQNSPSTTVTSTKTTTQTSPSTTVTSTEPTTHTYPSTTVTSTETTTQTSLITTVTSTEKITETSPSVTSTTRETSNQTSPSTIVTSPEPTTQTFPSTTVTSTETATQSSSSTTVTSTGTSTDSSPSVTSTTTETSTQTSPSTTVTSTETATQSFPSTIVTITEITTQTSPSTTVTSTETSTETSPTVTSTSRETSTQTSLRTTVTSTEPTSQTSPSTFVTSTETRTQTSPFTTVTRRETSTETTASVTSISSETSIQTSPSITVTSRELTTQTSPSTTVTSTQTSTETSPSVTSTTTETSTQTSASTIVTSTEPTTQTSTSTTVTVTETATQISPSTTVTGTETTTQTSPSTTDTSTETSTKSSASVTSTSTEINTQTSPSSTVTSTEPTTHTYPGTTVTSTETTTQTSPSTTVTSTETATQSSPSTTVTITETTTQTSPSTTVTSTEKITETSPSVTSTSSGTSTQTSPSTTVTSTETSTEISPSVTSTSSGSSTQTSPSTIVTITEPTTQTSPSTTVTSTEKITETSPSITRTITETSTQITRRTIIISTEPTTQMFPSTTVTSTETSTETSPSVTSTSSGTSTQTSPSTTVTSTETANESSPSTILTITETTTQTSPSTTVTITETTTQTSPSITVTSTETTTQTSPSTTVTSTETSTETSPSVTSTTTETSTQTSPSTIVTSTEPTTQTSPSTTVTITETTTQISPSTTVTGTETTTQSSHSTSVTSTETATQSSPITIFTITETTTQTSPSTTVTSTETSTEISPSVTSTSSGTSTQTSPSTTVTSTETATQSSPSTIVTITETTTQTSPSTTVTSTETTTQSSPSTTVSSTETTTQISLSTTVTSTEKITETSPSVTSTSSGTSTQTSPSTTVTSTKTSIETSPSVTSTTTETSTQTSPSTIVTSTEPTTQTSSSTTVTSTETSTETSPTVTSTSTPVTTKESSIKTSLVITSTSTETSINTSPVTRGNTTKIHVPVSYGTVNQSTDGSSYRPFATFPVSGTTNSLNSASSLPETFRTSSISTRTRSVSTTPMTTTRTTTTQTPEPITQKTTTQTPAPCQNGGTPIGNVCKCPPRFYGTFCQYVENTITIENINITIQVTVEVLNENFSSNLEVHSSIEYRTFSIRFHKQMNLVYHGIPGYQGVQIISLRPGSIIVNHRVIIQVPLSNYTNENDLGVIYNHINENIHQKNCTNDNTSEQLCFNQTLTKVYNSSTPDLTGACSHVVPVGYSQYYVALNESNVFSCVSNCSNTSKHHYDCHQGECLVVAQGPTCFCEYSDLYWYTGDRCQVVINKRGVYGGVAVGLAVLLIIIVILAIFAYRNKNRNQSHPVPDLEERWYQEEWESNVPQGFTVRNPHAVTLGGSESGGSSSSREFLRPALDKVDTSAQIKLGRPQAANL